The Iamia sp. SCSIO 61187 genomic sequence CTGCCCACCACCCTCACCACCGGGTTGTTCGGCTCGATGCTGAAGGGCGTCGACCTGGTCACCAGCAACGTGCCGGGCGCTCCCCTCCCGATCTACACCGCCGGCGGCCGGGTCGAGGCCATGTACGCCCTCGGACCGCTGACGGGGGCGGCGGCCAACCTGACCCTCCTCAGCTACCTCGACGACCTCCACATCGGGGTCAACGTCGACCCGGCGGCGGTGACCGAGCCCGACCGGCTGGTGCGGGCCCTGCGGACGGCGTGGGACGACCTCCTGGCCGCGGGCGCTCCCGCCCGCGCGGCGCGGCGGCGTCGCTCCTCGTCGCCGGCGTGAGCGAGAGCGACCTGGACGTCGACGTCCTCGTGGTCGGCGGCGGGCCCGGGGGCGCGGCGGCGGCCGTGGCCCTGGCCCGGGCCGGGCGCGAGGTCGTCGTCGTCGACAAGGCCACCTTCCCCCGGGACAAGATCTGCGGCGACGGGCTGACCACGGGCGCCCTGCACCACCTCGAGCACATCGGCGTCGACCCCGGCCGGGTGGCCTCGTGGCGCACGGTCGACACCATGGAGGTGGTGACGCCCTCCGGGGAGGTGCGGACCCTCCCGTTCCCCCAGGGGCAGGGCGCCTACGCCGCCGTGGCCCGCCGCATCGACCTCGACGCCGAGGTGCTCGACGCCGCCCGGCGGGCGGGGGCGACGGTGCACGCGGGCCACGCCCTGTGCCGCGTCGCCGCCCCCGGGTCGGCGGACGAGCCGTTCGTCGGGTCCGTCACCGGGTTGGGCACCGTGCGGGCCCGCCACGTCGTCGGCGCCGACGGCATGTGGTCCCCCCTGCGCAAGGCGATGGGCCTGGCCGTGCCCGGCTACCGGGGCGACTGCCACGCCTTCCGCCAGTACCTGCGCGGCGTCGACGCCGCCGCCCTCGACGCCCTGTGGGTCTGGTTCGAGCCCGACGTGCTGCCCGGGTACGCCTGGTCGTTCCCCCTCGGCGACGGCTCGGTCAACGTCGGCTTCGGCATCCACCGGGGCGGACGGATGGGGGTCTCGGAGATGGGCGAGGTCTGGCGGTCGCTGCTCCGTCGGCCGGCGCTCACCCGGGTCCTGGGCACGGGGTGGGAGGCCGAGGGGCCGCCCCGGGCCTGGCCCATCCCGGCCCGACTGGGCGCCCTGCCGCTCGCCCACGGGCGGGCCCTCTTCGTCGGCGACGCCGCCGGCGCCTGCGACCCCATGACCGGCGAGGGCATCGGCCAGGCCCTGGCGTCGGGGCTCGACGCCGCCGCCGCGGTGCTTGCAGGCCGGTCCTGCGACCCGGCCGGCATCGCCGCCGCCTACGAGACGACCCTGCGGCGGGGCCTCGTCCGCGACAACGCCATGGCCGCCCGGCTGCTCCCGCTCCTCCGGCGCCGC encodes the following:
- a CDS encoding NAD(P)/FAD-dependent oxidoreductase; translated protein: MSESDLDVDVLVVGGGPGGAAAAVALARAGREVVVVDKATFPRDKICGDGLTTGALHHLEHIGVDPGRVASWRTVDTMEVVTPSGEVRTLPFPQGQGAYAAVARRIDLDAEVLDAARRAGATVHAGHALCRVAAPGSADEPFVGSVTGLGTVRARHVVGADGMWSPLRKAMGLAVPGYRGDCHAFRQYLRGVDAAALDALWVWFEPDVLPGYAWSFPLGDGSVNVGFGIHRGGRMGVSEMGEVWRSLLRRPALTRVLGTGWEAEGPPRAWPIPARLGALPLAHGRALFVGDAAGACDPMTGEGIGQALASGLDAAAAVLAGRSCDPAGIAAAYETTLRRGLVRDNAMAARLLPLLRRRQGAEAAVRVASATPWVRQSFARWLFEDYPRALVLTPHRWHRGAFTGPGSYR